The Hoplias malabaricus isolate fHopMal1 chromosome X2, fHopMal1.hap1, whole genome shotgun sequence genomic interval ACTCTCTACATGGACCCGGCAGGTGTAGTTGGTGCTGGGCAGGTTTGCAGGAATAGAGGACAATGCTCTTGCGAAGCCACTGTGAGCAGACACCCTAGAATCACTGATGTTTTCTGGAACAATCCATTCCACTTTTGGAGAAGGTCTTCCTTTAACTTCACAGGTAACAAACTGCTCTCCTGATGGAAGTGTTCGTAGGTAGATTCTCTCCAGTGACTGAGGCACTGCAGTGGAAAAAAACCCATCCTGTTTTATATAAGATGTAATTCTTGGATTTCTGTATCTCAGAAAAATGTCCAAAGATACTAcattaagaagaagaagaagaagaagaagaagaacaacaacaacaaaactctTTCTCACCATGGATGTTTAAACTGGTTCCTTTTTCAGTTTCATAGGTTTCTTGCTTCTTATTCAATTCAACACGACAGAAATACTTTTCTACATCCACATACGAGATGTTTTTAATCCTCAAGGAAGCATTGTTTTGTCTTGGGTTGCCAGCTAATGAATACCGTCCAATAGATCCTGTGCAGTTCTGTTCACTTTCTGTTGCATTTCCATTGCTTACACACTGGAAAATGATTGGCCCGTGGTAATGGGTTGTGGTTCTCCAAATGACTGTGATCTTATCCTGGTAGTCTTTATATGGAGTTGTAAAATGGCAGGGAAGGATGGCATCTTCATCAATGGATTGGCTGACAACTTCATGTACAGTCATTGACCAGTTATTACCTGCCATGAGGCCTAAAGTAACAAGAAGATTCATGTTGATATGGAACTAAAAAcgcataaaataaatattataaaacaaatgaaaataaataaataaataaataaataaatgttgacaTGATACTAAAAATGCGTGCataaaaattctgaattatGAAAAAATACAACTTCTTActtactatttaaaaaaaaaaataaaaaagcaatgactacatgtttaaat includes:
- the LOC136676318 gene encoding sialic acid-binding Ig-like lectin 15; its protein translation is MAGNNWSMTVHEVVSQSIDEDAILPCHFTTPYKDYQDKITVIWRTTTHYHGPIIFQCVSNGNATESEQNCTGSIGRYSLAGNPRQNNASLRIKNISYVDVEKYFCRVELNKKQETYETEKGTSLNIHVPQSLERIYLRTLPSGEQFVTCEVKGRPSPKVEWIVPENISDSRVSAHSGFARALSSIPANLPSTNYTCRVHVESGLQHLSFYYSRAQEQQHGIYPTFFIVFVILSGVFLVLLVLLTMFYKQKLTEPVDSSPMNFTNCMHAEKDQDIYGNI